The window CCCAGAAAGCAGGGCTGTGCCTAGGGCAGCAGGATCATAAAGGgtcacagcctctgctccctTCTTGTACTAAGAAGCCCATGAGCCACTAATGCAGGGGATGCTGGCCCTTTGCCACTGTCCCAGTCCTTGCTGGACACTCCCTAGTTCACCCCAGTCCCTTGTGCTGGACCCAGCACCCTGGTGTGTGCCCCAGGGCCCAGCAGAAGGGTAAGATCCTGCCCCTGGCAGCCTAGGTCCCCCCCAAGCTCCAGGGCTCTGCTTTTAATTGACATGGCCACCAAAGCCATAGGGACACCCTCAAGTGGATGCAGCTGCCATGCTGTGTGAGGGCCAAAGCAAGGGGACATAAGAACTACCTCAGGACTCTGGCCAGGAACGTTGAGCCTTTGGGATGTGGGAAGCTGAGCACCCAAAGGGACTGGGAAAGGACAGGCAATGGTGTGGCCCtgactgccacaggcagggctgcaggcaggagggttGGTATCCCTCAGCATTCCCAGGAATTGCCATGGGGCCCATATCCCCAGAATAGGCTGTGATTAGCAACTCCACATTCCCATCAGGCAGCTCTGTATTACCATGGGGCAGCTTCAGattcctcccctcctggccaagAAGGAAGCAGCTGCCCAGGGCCTGACATGGAGTCCAGGGCCCGGTTGTACTTGGGCTCCTGGTTTGTATGAAGTGTGAGGAATCATCCTCAGGGTGCCTCACACTAGGGTGACAGCCGGGCTCTTCCCTCCACCAGAGTGAGCGATCGGAAGTTGCagggtggcagagcaggagccacACACCTGACTGCAGCTATGGTCAAGGTGTGTGTTGTAACTCATGGGCAATGTACGCACAAGTCCTGTCTCCCTACCCCAGCAGCCCAGAGTGCACCAGGAGACCACCACATCAGCCCAGTCTTTTATCCATGTCTCTTCCCCAGCTGCTGACCAGCCTCTACCCCGCAGCCCTGCCACACTGGTGGTGTTCAATAACCCTGAGTTCAACCACCCTGCAGTGCCCAACATGGCTCCTCCTCAGCCAGATCCCTCATCACGGGGCAGCGGCACAACCCGGCTCAGCTCTGGATCCCAGAACCTCCTCCACTGCTCCAGGCCAGTCTCTTCACCCCCTGCATGttttgctgcctgcagagcactccagccttcctcctcctcctggagCCCCATGCAGTGCAGAGCCCCATGGCGGTACCACCAGCCCCACGGTGTCACGGACAGCCCCACAGCGGTGTGACACCAGCCACCTCGTGTGTTCCATTGTCAGAGGCTGCCgcacctctgcagagcagcccagAGAAACAAAACGCTGCCCCTTCCCTTGTGTACCCCTCACGCTACCGATTGTCCTGGGTCAATGCGGCGCAGGGGTTTGTGTCCAGCTCCCGGTCCTGGCTTGGCAAGCTGACAGCAGGAGAGCTGGCCACAGCATGGATCTTCTGGTGGTGGTTCAGAGACTGCCGGTGCCGGAAACTCTTGGTGCAGCCGCTGCACTGGAAGGGCCGCTGCTGCGTGTGCCGGCGCTGGTGCTCCTCCAGTGAGACTTTCTGGGGGAAGCTCTCGGCACACTCAATGCAGCGGTAGAGCCGCTCCCCGGCAGCGCTGGCCCGTGGGGCCCGGCCTGCCCAGCCACCCCGCAGCTGCACCCCATGGATGCGCTGGTGCTTCTGGAGGTGGTGCTTCTGGATGAAgcccttgccacaggcagggcagcGGTAAGGGCGCTCCCCGGTGTGGATGCGGTAGTGCTTGTTGAGGTTGGACTTCTCGTTGAAGCTCTTCCCGCAGGCTGGGCACTGGAAGGGGCGTTCGCCCGTGTGCAGGCGCTGGTGCCGCAGCAGCGCAGCGTGATGGGCCAGGCTCTTCCCGCAGGCTGTGCAGATGAAGGAGCCGTTGCTCTTCCTCGCCTTGCTCTGCTGCCGCGCCAGGAGGTTGCGCTTCAGGCGGGTGCTCTTCCAGCCCAGCGGGAGCGCGCAGGGCTCTTCTCCCCCGGCGCAAGGACGATGCTCCTCCGAGCTGAGCTGCGATGAGGCCACCTCCGCGCTAGTTTCTGCTCCCAGTGGCATGCCCTGGGGCAGGGCAAATGGCTGGTCATTCCCCACACCAAGCACATGCTCTGTTGGGAAGGGCAAGCCTGGGGCAGGGTGAGCTTCCACGGGCACAACCACGGGCTTAAATTCAAGCTGGGTGGTGGTTTCATGTGTGCAGAAGTCTCCTAAGCCCGATCCTTCTGTCTTCTGCCCATCTATGGCAGCATGGTGGTCCCAGGGCACAGGCTGCTCCTGGCTCAGGGGAACctccccttccagcctcagcGAGGGTGCCTGTGGCAGAGCCAGGACTTGTGGTCCTTCCtcctgaggctgctgctcttctgtctTGATCACAATGTTCTCACCTGCCAAGAGACAGCAATTTATTCCTGGCAAGGAAAGCTCTCCCATGCTCACAgttgcaggagcaggagctgcgCCTCCCTGCAAGCACATCACCAAGATGAACCAGCAAGTGTGGCATGAGAAGTGGAATGGGAAGGCTTTACCAAGAGCAAAGTCGGAGAAGGACATATGAGGTGGTGGAGAGGGTGCTGGCACCTCTTAGGGGTTATCAGGGTATCCCATTGAACTTCAGGGAGGTTTCGTGGACTgacaaagcaataaataaacaaaccaaaacacaggaaatgGGAAGGCAAAGTGGAGGCTGCAGAGTACTCTGTCCTGGAAGTTTTGTTGGGAATGGCAGAGTTTAGGTGGGTGAATCTGGGGAAAAGGAGCAAAGCAAAACCTTCCAGAGCAGTCTACCTGCAAGCAAACAGCCACAGAGACACGCTCGCACCAAGCCTTGCCCAGGCCTCCCtattttcatggaatcatagcatcatagaatggttttgtttgggaaggaccttaaagctcacccagttccaacccctgccataggcagggacaccttccactagaccaggttgctccaagccccatccaacctggacttgaacactgccagggatggggcatcacTTTCACGGATGCGGCATCATTTTCCATTCGTTTTGGCAAGGGGGCTCTTCTGGCCTTAAACATTTGGTCTTAAAAGTGTTAAGGAAGCCCCACTCGCATAGCTTAAATTCCCGGCACCTTCTGACCCCATGCAAAACTGGAAACACTCCCTGCAGGGACATGCTGGGCTTGGCTGGCCCCATCTCTAgtgggagcagcaggcaggcCCCATGCCCCTCACTCTGTGGGCAGGCAGTGGCAGTGTGCGGACAGCACTGGACCAACGCACCCAGTGCCGACCCTGCCTGGCCCCACTGTGTCCCTGGTGCTTTCTCTCAGCCTTCGTGGCTGTGACTCACTGCAGCCAAGGTGCCCCAGCATCGATCCCTCGTCCGGCAGCCCCTGTGTCCTTGCACCCGGATCCTCCCTATCCTCGGCTGGCAGCAGTAGAGTGGGTTTGGAGCTGGCATCCGCAGGCCCTGGAAGAAGGAGTTGGTGGTATGAACAGCTGATGGTGGTGACCAGCACCAGTTCCCCTGACTAAAGGGCTGTTCTCACACAGTGGGAGCTCTGGGGTGCCTGGAGGGGTCCTGGattcccagagcagctgctctgaCTTCCCAGTGCCACGCAAGCAAGCAGGTTGGTTTCAGCCCAACCAGGCAAGTGATTTCAGTTACCTCAAGAAGAGGTGACTGTCGGGAGCCCAGCCTTTAAAATTTCAGTCAAAAGTAATGAGTGTTAAAATCTAGGACTGGCTGCAGCAAAACCCTACAGGATGGCAGATGTATGGCCCATGtcctggcaaaaaaaaacagtgcatGAATGCAGGCTGCACGACACAGCATGGGTACATCACCCAAAATCCCCACCACACACTACCCTGAGCACATGAGGAGGGCTCTCCTCTACTCCCACAGGTAAGCTGGGGCTGACAGAGGACCATCTCCTGGTGTCTGAACAGCCCcagacagcactgctggtgtTCTTTGGATGTGCAGGGTGAGCACGAGGCATGGCTGTCACCCACAACCAAGGGGCACCTGGAAAGTGTAAAGGCGTCACCCCTCACTACCTGTTCTCCTCTGAACACCTGGAGAACACAGCCGCCTACACACAGTCATAAACTGGAGCCAGCCCAGGGGATGAGAACATGTCTGACACATGAGTAGAGACCAATCCTCACCAAGGAAGACTCCAGCCTCATCGTAATTCCCCTTCATCGCCATCCTGGAGATCTCCTTCTGCTGGCTGTCCATGCTCCCCCATTCCTGCTCTGGCAAACCTGCCACCTCATCCTCGCATGCCGCTGGCATCTGAAATCACATATGGCACCACCTTGGTGCTTCCCACCTTGGGCACTCGCCAATCTCCACGACTCCCCCAGGAAAGCGGACTGTGGGTAAAGCAgtgccagccccacagctcgGATGGAAAGGAGCTGGGTGAGCAGCAACCCCCTCACGCAGGCACTGTCCCACCAGCAAGGTGACCAAGGAGGAGCCAACAGGCTGAAAATGTGTGGGGAGGTTGCGTCCTGCTTCCCGTCTTCACTGAGGACAGGGAATAGCAAGAATTCTCTGGCTGCTGCCTTGGTGTGCTGGAGCACCAGTGGGACTGTGAAcaagctgctctgagcaggtCCCCACGAGAGCCAGTGTCACATCTCACTGGCCACATGGTCACCTGGGGTACATCTCTATTGCCTTAAGCATGTCCCTGTTACCTGGGTCTCATTCCTGTTTGTCACCTTGGGCACATCCTTGTTATTTGATGCTTAACTCTGTTACCTTGGGCATGTCTCCATTAGCTGGAGCTTGTACCCGTTCGTCACTGTGGGTATGTCCCCATAGGCTGGGCCTTGTCCCTACTACCTTGGGCTCATCCCCAGTATCCTGGGCTCATGGTGGGCTCCTCCCTGTTCCCCAGACTCACTGCCACTGTTACCTTAGGCTCACCCCTGTCACTATGGTCTCGTCCCCATCACTGTGGGCATGTCCCTATCACCTTGGGCTCATCCAGTTGCCTGGGGTTCATCCCCAGTTACCTTGGTCTCATCCCCATCACCTGGAGCCCGTCCTTGTCACCATGGGCTCATCCCTGTCATTACCTTCGGCTCGTCCCCGGCAAGGACCATAGCGGGCCCGGGCCCACCCCGGTGCTGGAGCTGGCGCTCGACGTGGTCGAGGCGGCGGgagctctcctgcagcagggtggCCAGGGCGGCCCAGCGGCGCTCCAGCCGGCTGCCGAAGTCCAGCACGGCCTTCTCCAGCCCGGTCACCTTCTGCTCGGctgtctctgctctgccctccAGGCTCAGCAGCCTCAGCGCCTGCGACTCCACCTTCCTCTCCACCGCCTGCACCGCCGCCACCACTGTCCACAGCGACACCTCGGGCACCGCCGACGGCTTCGTCCCCTCGGGGCCGGCGCTCGGGAGCTGCTGCCAGGCCTCGGGCCCCCACCCGGGCTCCTGCTGCGGGGCGGGAGGGGCGGTGAGGGGGTGCCCAGGGCTGGGTAGGGACGGGGCGGGCGGCGCCGCGGTACCGGTGGGACCGGCCCCTCCCGCCCCTCACAGCGGCTCCGGGCCCGCTGGGGGC of the Melopsittacus undulatus isolate bMelUnd1 chromosome 1, bMelUnd1.mat.Z, whole genome shotgun sequence genome contains:
- the LOC115945643 gene encoding zinc finger protein 777-like, with translation MSRWAPAQQEPGWGPEAWQQLPSAGPEGTKPSAVPEVSLWTVVAAVQAVERKVESQALRLLSLEGRAETAEQKVTGLEKAVLDFGSRLERRWAALATLLQESSRRLDHVERQLQHRGGPGPAMVLAGDEPKMPAACEDEVAGLPEQEWGSMDSQQKEISRMAMKGNYDEAGVFLGPADASSKPTLLLPAEDREDPGARTQGLPDEGSMLGHLGCSENIVIKTEEQQPQEEGPQVLALPQAPSLRLEGEVPLSQEQPVPWDHHAAIDGQKTEGSGLGDFCTHETTTQLEFKPVVVPVEAHPAPGLPFPTEHVLGVGNDQPFALPQGMPLGAETSAEVASSQLSSEEHRPCAGGEEPCALPLGWKSTRLKRNLLARQQSKARKSNGSFICTACGKSLAHHAALLRHQRLHTGERPFQCPACGKSFNEKSNLNKHYRIHTGERPYRCPACGKGFIQKHHLQKHQRIHGVQLRGGWAGRAPRASAAGERLYRCIECAESFPQKVSLEEHQRRHTQQRPFQCSGCTKSFRHRQSLNHHQKIHAVASSPAVSLPSQDRELDTNPCAALTQDNR